The following nucleotide sequence is from Saccharomycodes ludwigii strain NBRC 1722 chromosome VII, whole genome shotgun sequence.
TTTACGTCATATTAAAAACAGTAAAATAGATGATGTCAACGATGCACAAGATGTATATGGTGATACATtggattattttattggttATGGTTGCTGGTTGCATGAAGAGCAcacatatattttatattttattatttttctgatTGTTTCATACGTAGGttattcatttttgttttaagtttaattaattaattgtataatttttttttttttgtttacaaACTTTTTATTCGTTCGGTTTTTAAATATGAACTTTTAGTCCGATAAACTTTCGGTGTAGATATTtactttcaaaaaaaaaaaataaaaaaataaaataaaataaaataaaaaaaattttcatccttttttcttattttattttaaccaaaaaaaaaataaaaaaaaaaaaaaaaaagtagcaAACTACAACTGGTTATCGTCAACTTCAACCATCAAATCACTGCATACCAATGTCCAACTTAATACTAAAACCTACAAAGCATAATCCAAGAGGTATTCCAGAGGCCCCATTTATTGAAAAGGTGGAAGATTATGTTAAATCTCCACAGGAATTTGACCAGGTATTCCAAGCTTTCCAAGAACGTTTGCAACAATACAAATTCATGATGGAATCCAAGGAAAATACAGTCAAAGATTTGAAAAGGAGAGTACCTGGattaaaagataatttgaaaatatgtcaaatgttaaaatcaaaaaatcaaaatgatgacgatgacgATGACGATGAAGATTTTATCGAAGTTAATTATAAGCTAAATGAAACTTTGTACACTAAAGCCGTTATCAAGAAGGAAAATATGGATAAGGTGGCATTATTTTTGGGTGCAGATATTATGATGGAATATTCAATTGATGAGGCtattgaattattaaaagaaaaaataaaagactcaaagaaaaatttagaaattgCACAGGAAGATTGTGAATTTTTAAGAGAAAATATAACTACAATGGAAGTCAACACAGCTAGACTGTATAATTGGGACGTAGAAAGAAGacaaaaggaaagaaaagaatccgattaacatatatatatatattgtatgtatattttttttttccccctaaTTCTGTAAATTACgcataaataaaagtaggCACAATAgacatatataaatatatatatatattattagattAAGCCAAGTTATTCccaattaaatttttaaatttatgaGTTATTTAATGTATTTAATACTTGAACTGCCAATGGTCTTGGTGGTTCTGCGTTAtgttcatcatcatcatcttcttcttcttcctcagGCTGATAATGTGTGTTGTTTAAAGATGATGCCCTCGTTATCAAATTTCTTCTTGTCTTATTACTATCATCATTGAACAATATTGGTATTCTCCAATTCATACCAGGTAAAATACCAACGTCTAATAAAACACCAATACACCAGCTggaaaacataaaaaaactcGTCGACAAGTTATtcaatattaacaaaaagTACATGATgttcaaataaaattgatcattaaaaataataacatttgttatggaattattattagtagtagcagTGCTTCCCAGCTTGAATTCCCAGTTATATTTAATGGGTACGTATTTTTTGACAAAATGCAATAATCCAAGCAAAGTACTTATTAAGCCGGTGGGTAAACCAACGCCATAATCTGTATTTAGATCTTCATTTGTATtgtgtattttatttaaaagcaATTTGCACCATAGTAGATGGATACCACCagttaaaattatattgtagaaaattaaacaaattataatggacaaatattttttagaaCCAAAACATCTTTCTAAAGGttgtaataaataaaaaattacaaaacaAAGAAGTATATCACTTTCATAAAGGTTTGGAAAGAGTTGGAAAGTTAAATATCTATAGAATTGGTTATATTTAGTAATATAGGGGGATGCTTTGgtaattataaattttttctgtAATCCTGGTGATAATGCTGTGAAAAGTGCTggaattaatattattaatatggCTAATTTCTGACTTACTGGATAGCCCTtcatttgtatttatatatttatgggatactttttttctttaattatttgtgaatgttttattaatgtGTTAATAAGTTAAATAGTGAAAAATGTGattcaaagaaaatatatatatatatatatatattttattttttttatcattataattaatattttatacgacaaaaaaaagcttaGCTTAATTTTTACTTAAATTCATTATCGAAATCAAAGCATGAAAGCATTAAGCAAAATGGAAAGGGAAGAATATGATACTTTAAATTACTTACAAACTCTGCTTTCTAAAAAGAATCCCAAACACTTTTATAAACAAGATACTTTAgctttatttgtttactATATACCCAGAATAAGAACACCCATTAGTTTATATAACTTTGTTAAATTGTTCTGGGATAATAGCTGTTATGCTACCGATCGTAATGTTCAAGATTTTCAACTATATTTATTGCATGATGCTACAAGAGCAATCTTCGAATTCAAATATGAAGTTAGTGAACCCACTTTAAGTGTATCCTCATTTCTAAATACATGGatgcaaataataaacagtaataataatgatacgATTACTCTTCCTCACATGGTGATTTTAAGTGGCATTTTGTGTAGTGCAAAGTataaattagaaaatttaaGCAAAAAATTAGTTTTTCTAGATGATTTTGAAACTCCCCACAACTTGGTTCTAAACCAATTTAATCTTGGTATTCGACAAAATTGGATGAGTAGCGATAAAAGTTTAATgaataagaaaataattaGTCTATTGGTCAGTATAACTCCAGTTCAAGGAAacagtattattgttgagAATGACCAGTTTAACAATATAGTCagtttaattcttttttcaaaaataatctccccatttttcattaataattcGGAATTAAACTTTGCCAGCAAAAGTTTCATCCAACGTTATTTGGGGGATATGGttcaatttattgaaaatcaCTGTAACAATAATTGTCAAAAATTTGTTCAACTAATTTATGATGATGTAACTAAAAGTGCTTTTAACTTTGATTCTGATCcaaaacaacaagaacaattgcaaaataattttttgatttgcatattttctattttaaacAGTTGTTATGTTGCTAATACATATGCCATAGCTAATGACAAAGCTACAATTGAAAAGATTATGAAAATTATAGCCACACTATTTCCATTGATTTACAAGTGGGGGAAATTTGATAACTATGAAAACGTTTTCCACAAAAgcattttccatttttcaCAAAATGTGTCAACTGACGATCCAAATAAAACTATAGAATATCTTTACAAGAAAGTgaatgaaaatgatgaatctagtgtaatattttttttggaatgtTTACAAAATATACCCCTAAgtggtaaaaaaattgataataagTACACTTCAATAATAAGGGAAAACTTTCTTCAATCACCAACGAAGTCCATAAAGGTCAATGCGCATTTGGCCTTAATACATCTGTTTGGTGATAATGTTGATGATATTGATAATGtaaattttattggttTGTTTACCTACATAAATAATGACTTGATTAACTCACATTACTACAAAGACTTAACATGTgatcaaattattttaataatgaagaaatTGGTGTTTAGTGGTACACCACTCTCTGCTTGTAAAGATAAagattactattattattattatattaaattattcaatAGTATCGAGTATGAGTTAGTTAATCAGGTTCATTGCAAAGATTTCCCGAGTATAgagaaattaataaaatcaatgaTACTTTTGTTACCAGACTTAATTAGCCATTACCAGTCAACAGCAGCGATAGCAAAAACCAACATGGATAAGACTTACAAGAATAGTGTTAGACAAATTATAGATAAACTAGATTTAGTATTAAGATACATTTGTAATAACTACAATGATCCAGATGAAATGTTGAAATTTTATTGGTATGAAGTGATTTGTAATAAATCCAAATGGCGCGACAATGAAATAGGTGTTAGATGGTGGTATAAGAAAGTGTTGCAGAGCAAATTGTAATTGCGGTTGATACCAGGTggtgtgtgggtgtgtATTGTTTTCCATCTGATTGGTCCGAGCTGTTTCggtatatttaaattatgttttttttttaacttttggTATTGCCGGTGTGTTTCGGGTTTCTGTGTGTTTCGGGTTTCCGGATTGTgccttttttgttttttttttttttgtttttttttttttgtttttttgtaagtaaaatataaaaaaaataaaaaattttattttataatttattatcaaatcATTTCCCCCATTACAATCTTACAACGTAGCTTTTCCTATTCTCTTTTCTAAGTAGAATGGAAAAACACATAATCTGCAGATCCTGTATCTTCTCCCTTCTCAATTAAGATGAGCAACAAggaatattttgaattattacCGGCCGTTCTAAAAAATTTCTTCAAGAAATATCCACCAACAATCCAATATAGTGTCAAGCCAACTTCAACAAACTCTATAACTGCCaacccatttttatttaataggCATCCTGTTACTAATAAAGCTCATGATCCAAAATATAGTTTAAGAAGAATGAgtgttttatataaattggCCAAATTATATGGTGTTGAATCTTTTTTACCACCCATCACCAATaagaaattttttgaagaaaaatatgaagcaaaaaaattcatGAGAGGTGTTATAAAACCAAAGGGACACAAACATGAATTAAGTGCAGAAAGTcgtatgaaaaaaatgcaaGATGCGATTAAGAACGCAGATAAGTTCATTGTAGAATCTAAAAGTGTTagatatagaaaaaaattggaacaAAAATCCAAAGAAAAGAGAGTTAGTTGgttttaaagaaagaaaaaaacattctCTTCTTTATCCCTCTTGTTATTTCTTTCAttctagtttttttttgtaatggAGTAGcaatttcattatttaatatatatttatatatacttttaacATGTAAatacttttcaatttatctTATGGAATGTCTGTGGGAAAAAATGTAATTAATAGGATTCtaaatgaaaagaaatatatgtttttctttttcttctttttttcttttttttttcttttttcttttttacaGAATTTTAAATGCCAAGGACttaaagaacaaaaaaaaaacaattataaaaaatgaaatgcattatatataagaaaaaaaccaaCCATGGATTTTACCTTTCAAATAGATAAAACTTTATcagataaaatattaaaccaCCAATCAACAAGTTCAGTAATTCCTCATGTAACACGCTACAATTTACAAtctacaattttttataagatCAATCTATCGTCTAATAATTTAAGAGGTAACACAATGTTGCAATACCTACCATTTTTACTTGCCAAGTATCAAGACAACATTCTTTGCAGGTGTGGTGGCACTATGGAGTTTAAATGCTTGTTGTTGAAATTAATCGAGATAAAACCCACATGGGAGCAAATgcaattgttgttgtcttCAATAACAAAAGCTACAATGAGAAATAAATGCTGGAAGTATTTGTATGTTTTGTTGGTTGTTTACTTAAGAATACAATATCATTTTATTACCGCAGAAATCAGTGAACAACATACCGATTTAGTGCGGTGGTTTGAAGATGGATATTCCAGatataacaaatttaaaagtgtTAAATTTGACTTAGATGTATCTGACAAAAGCTTACAATTAGATAATGCAGATACAGTTACTATATATCATATAGATGAACTAATTGATTGGTTATTAACCCGAAGAAATATCTGGGGGATTCCGTTAGGAAATTCAACATGGATTAAAGAAGTGGATGAAATAatatagtattatttagGCATTTTTGTACAcacatatacatatttatttaatatatagGGAGTAACGTGACTgcagaattatttttttattcttttgttgCTATTTCCATCAGTACTGGAAGAATCATTGTTGCTATTTGTAGAAGTTACACctaattttcttcttctttttttattactgcTGTTAATTATTTTGCCCCTTTTTCTTAGTTTATTGTATTCATTTTGATCTTCTATCAATAGGTTATCCAAATTTAATGAGTCAGgcaatattatttgtcTGATTGTATTACCACGTATGTTAATGTACTGCAATTTActtgatgatttattttgagCATCTAATTCGCCATTCATATACACACTGCTTATGGCTGAATAGTTATGGTTCTGATTCTTGTTAGAAACAGGTAGACTTAGTGTTACTTCTGTTAATATTAAGTTCATAGAAGGTGAAACATTTTGTACTGTGCCCCAAACTGTTGTaccatttttcaattcgACACTAACTTgttcatttttcaaattggtTAGAAATTTTACTagtttcattttcttttgacTTTTCCTAGCTCAAAGAAGGGTGAAATGGTCGGTagtgatatatatatatatatatgtagaAGATGGTAAAAGGTTATAGATGGAAGGTATGTGTGTGAATGTGATTATTGTTAAGAAgttcaaaaagaaaataaatacataaaaaaaagaacattttcttattattattattattatcgtcGTTGGTTGGATTGGGTAGTTAAGAAAGGTACAGATGTTTGTTTGAAGAGTTAGAAAAGCAGCAAACACCCAGACATTACAAAATgtatattaatttattttcgaTAGTGCAAATTGTTTCGGATTACCTGCTCTTcggtatatatatatatatatatatattttcccCCTGCGctcaaaattataaaacatcgtaaacaaaaaaatcagCGAGTGTTCCTCCGCTCAGAGCGCTTGATCTAAAAATTGATCCAAAgcttatctttttttttttccactttTCGTGGTTATTACCCTCACTTTCCCATTCTGTCGTCTATTACTCTATTTCACGTGATCTCATATAATACCacgaaaaataaacaatcaGATAGATAACTGATCACTTTCGGAGATAACCATCATCGCTATCTCTCTTTTCCATTTCTCTTTTCCTGTTTTTACTTTATCGATATATCTTATTTGCTTCATATTTAAACCTTACCAACTTTAACTTCAAATTCTCAACTTGTCTCGTAATATATCCCCCTCTctgtttattaattaaatccTTATtcataaaaacaacaacaaagatAAATATCTAAACAAGTTTCATTCCATACTCCCTCCTAATAAATGGTCACCAAACAACTTTCTTTGCAAACAaagtataatattttactaAAGAAAAGACCACTCCTAGTCAAGATTTTGACTGGTTCAGTTTTATCCAGTTTAAATGAGTTGATATCAACCACATTGACCAGCAGCAAGGGTAACAAGACTAATTTCCAAGTCttgtataaaaaaattatattaatgaTGTTTTATGGTGGCTTAATCAATTCTCCTATAAACCACTATGGTTATAAACTGCTAGTTTCTTTtactaaaaatttaaaggtCAAAAATAGCATTCGCAATTTGATCCAATTATGTTGCTCATTGACTGTTATCACCCCCATCCAGGTTCTCTTATTAATTGTTACTCTAACCATTGTAAATTTGCCTATTTTAAACGCTAACAGCGCTCTCGTTTCCATTAAATTGTTTATCAAtgatttcaaaaaaattctcggtcttttacaaaaaaatatcaagaGTAAATTCCCTAAAGTTTATCTTTCTAGCCTAATAAGTTCTACTTTGTTTGTCTCCTTTGCTCAGCACTATTTGCAACCCGAAAATTGGTCTATCTTCTTTAGTTTTGCTTACACTGCTTTAAACACTAGTCagaatatttatattaaattaaaacaaaaagaagaaaaagaatcgGAACAAGATAATTTAGCAAAAAagaactaaaaaaaaaaaattattattattattattattacttttttttttttcaccatttatttatataagcTAGTTATaaacttatatatttatataactTATTTAACACCTGTTATTCATTAAACTCGTTAGCCAATTAATTTCCCATTTTAACCCCTGTATCACATTTTTTAAGTCAGTAACTGAAGTTTCAGCATCAGTACTATCGTAGCGTATCTCAGGAATAGTTCCTAAAGTattcaaataattattagCAACAGTAAAGGGAAAATTACGATCACAAGTATTCATATCCAGAGGAGGGTATATATAACTATGGTTTCTAGGATCGTCTTCATTAGTAACAAATGAATCATAGACATAATTAGGTGTTAATGACAAAAAACTTCCAACGTGAGGTTGAAATGGATCTTTTATCAATGGCACGTTACTAACCTCTGTTAACTTTTGAGCTTCGAATTTTTGTTCGTTATGGTTTAAAAGTTCAATATTCGTGAATTC
It contains:
- the PAC10 gene encoding tubulin-binding prefolding complex subunit PAC10 (similar to Saccharomyces cerevisiae YGR078C | PAC10 | Perish in the Absence of Cin8p), whose translation is MSNLILKPTKHNPRGIPEAPFIEKVEDYVKSPQEFDQVFQAFQERLQQYKFMMESKENTVKDLKRRVPGLKDNLKICQMLKSKNQNDDDDDDDEDFIEVNYKLNETLYTKAVIKKENMDKVALFLGADIMMEYSIDEAIELLKEKIKDSKKNLEIAQEDCEFLRENITTMEVNTARLYNWDVERRQKERKESD
- the DSC2 gene encoding Dsc2p (similar to Saccharomyces cerevisiae YOL073C | DSC2 | Defective for SREBP Cleavage); protein product: MKGYPVSQKLAILIILIPALFTALSPGLQKKFIITKASPYITKYNQFYRYLTFQLFPNLYESDILLCFVIFYLLQPLERCFGSKKYLSIIICLIFYNIILTGGIHLLWCKLLLNKIHNTNEDLNTDYGVGLPTGLISTLLGLLHFVKKYVPIKYNWEFKLGSTATTNNNSITNVIIFNDQFYLNIMYFLLILNNLSTSFFMFSSWCIGVLLDVGILPGMNWRIPILFNDDSNKTRRNLITRASSLNNTHYQPEEEEEDDDDEHNAEPPRPLAVQVLNTLNNS
- the PEX8 gene encoding Pex8p (similar to Saccharomyces cerevisiae YGR077C | PEX8 | PEroXin), with protein sequence MEREEYDTLNYLQTLLSKKNPKHFYKQDTLALFVYYIPRIRTPISLYNFVKLFWDNSCYATDRNVQDFQLYLLHDATRAIFEFKYEVSEPTLSVSSFLNTWMQIINSNNNDTITLPHMVILSGILCSAKYKLENLSKKLVFLDDFETPHNLVLNQFNLGIRQNWMSSDKSLMNKKIISLLVSITPVQGNSIIVENDQFNNIVSLILFSKIISPFFINNSELNFASKSFIQRYLGDMVQFIENHCNNNCQKFVQLIYDDVTKSAFNFDSDPKQQEQLQNNFLICIFSILNSCYVANTYAIANDKATIEKIMKIIATLFPLIYKWGKFDNYENVFHKSIFHFSQNVSTDDPNKTIEYLYKKVNENDESSVIFFLECLQNIPLSGKKIDNKYTSIIRENFLQSPTKSIKVNAHLALIHLFGDNVDDIDNVNFIGLFTYINNDLINSHYYKDLTCDQIILIMKKLVFSGTPLSACKDKDYYYYYYIKLFNSIEYELVNQVHCKDFPSIEKLIKSMILLLPDLISHYQSTAAIAKTNMDKTYKNSVRQIIDKLDLVLRYICNNYNDPDEMLKFYWYEVICNKSKWRDNEIGVRWWYKKVLQSKL
- the MRPL25 gene encoding mitochondrial 54S ribosomal protein mL59 (similar to Saccharomyces cerevisiae YGR076C | MRPL25 | Mitochondrial Ribosomal Protein Large subunit) yields the protein MSNKEYFELLPAVLKNFFKKYPPTIQYSVKPTSTNSITANPFLFNRHPVTNKAHDPKYSLRRMSVLYKLAKLYGVESFLPPITNKKFFEEKYEAKKFMRGVIKPKGHKHELSAESRMKKMQDAIKNADKFIVESKSVRYRKKLEQKSKEKRVSWF
- the PRP38 gene encoding U4/U6-U5 snRNP complex subunit PRP38 (similar to Saccharomyces cerevisiae YGR075C | PRP38 | Pre-mRNA Processing); the protein is MDFTFQIDKTLSDKILNHQSTSSVIPHVTRYNLQSTIFYKINLSSNNLRGNTMLQYLPFLLAKYQDNILCRCGGTMEFKCLLLKLIEIKPTWEQMQLLLSSITKATMRNKCWKYLYVLLVVYLRIQYHFITAEISEQHTDLVRWFEDGYSRYNKFKSVKFDLDVSDKSLQLDNADTVTIYHIDELIDWLLTRRNIWGIPLGNSTWIKEVDEII
- the SMD1 gene encoding mRNA splicing protein SMD1 (similar to Saccharomyces cerevisiae YGR074W | SMD1 | snRNA Sm binding site protein D1) encodes the protein MKLVKFLTNLKNEQVSVELKNGTTVWGTVQNVSPSMNLILTEVTLSLPVSNKNQNHNYSAISSVYMNGELDAQNKSSSKLQYINIRGNTIRQIILPDSLNLDNLLIEDQNEYNKLRKRGKIINSSNKKRRRKLGVTSTNSNNDSSSTDGNSNKRIKK